The sequence below is a genomic window from Phormidium ambiguum IAM M-71.
CCTTCTGCCTTCTGCCTTCTGCCTTCTGCCTTCTGCCTTCTGCCTTCTGCCTTTCTTAAAACTATGATCAAAATTTATACGCAAGAAGAACAGGGGAAACGTTGGTTGCAAAGGTATCGGGGTTGTCAAGCAACGTTTGCTTGTGTGTTGGGATTTACGGAAACTGGGTTGATACCGGGAATTTCGGCGGCGGGGGCAACTCCTTGCGATCGCAAATACACCGCCCTAGCAGATGCAGAATTTTTATATAATGGCCCCTCACCTAATCCAAAATATCCCTTACCACCATTGCACGCAGGGGCTTCTCCAGTCTTAATTTCTCGTGCTGTAGTTGAATCCCTAGACTTACCTTTATATATATTCAATGCAGGATTACTGCAACCACCGCCGATCCCAACTATTGATTTAGGAGGTAAAGCGGCTAATTGTTTAACCACAGGAAAAGCCCTCGATCTAACTATCGTTAAAAGTTTGCTCGATCGAGGGTTAATTTGGGGAGAAAAGTTAGCCACTCTTCATCCCTCGAATTGGATAATTTTGAGTGAATGTGTAGTTGGTGGAACTACCACTGCATTAGCAGTGTTAACTGGTTTAGGTTTCGCCGCTGTTGGTAAGGTGAACAGTAGTCACCCAGAATGCAATCATCAACAAAAGTGGGCTGTAGTCCAGCAAGGACTAAAAGCGGCTAGTTTGGTAGATTTTGACAAATTTCCGTCTGCTTTAGGAGTGCTGGAATTAGTAGCCGCAGTGGGCGATCCGATGCAAATTGTAGTTGCGGGAATGGCGATCGCAGCTAGTAGAACTTCCGGGGTAATGCTGGCTGGAGGAACGCAAATGCTAGCTGTCTATGCTTTAATTCAGGCGATAACAACAGAATATTCTTTACCCTGGCAACAGGAACAAATCGTCGTCGGGACAACTCGCTGGGTAGCAGAAGATCCCACAGGTGACACAGTGGGTTTAGCTCAAATGATTGATTCAGTTCCTTTACTGAGTAATAACTTCAGTTTTGCCAATTCTTGCTATGAAAAATTACGAGTTTATGAGCAGGGATACGTCAAAGAAGGTGTTGGAGCAGGTGCGGCTTGTATTGCAGCTGAACTTTATGGCAACTGGAATCATACCCAACTTCTTCACGCTGTCGAAGCTTTAGCTGCACGCTTAGAACAAAATCAGTAAAATGCTGCTGTCAAATCGTTAATAAACTCTTTTAGACAGTAATTGTTCTTCTAAAGCTGCAATTCGGTTATAGGCTGCCGTTAATTGCGCGGTCAATCGTTGAATTTGGATTTCCGGGCCTAAATCTTTTTCCCGATTTCCTGAGTTGGAATCAGAGTAGCTGTTATCAATCAAAATATCTTTGTGTGCTAAAGCAGCATCTACTCTAGTCAAACTAGTATACGATGGCCGTTCTCCGACTAGACCAACAAACTGTTCAGTATCTTTGGCAGGAGATTGTCTAATTTCTGACAAAATTTCTCCCATTCTCACATTTAAATCTTCCACCAATTGACAGAGGCTCTCTATCTTCTCGTTTAATCCATTCACTTGATTCTTGATTGAATCCATATTATACCCCTAGCTTATTTCGCCTATCTTCTTATCCTACAGAATAAATTCTCTAACCTTCTCTAGCTTATGAATCATTTAACTTTTCGCTACGATTACCTTAAGAAATATTTCCCTTTCTCATCTATGGGAAGCCAGAAAACCGGATATTACTGAGGAATTATGTTAACTTAATTAAACTAGTTAGTTGATTTGTCACCTAGACAAATTCAAGGTCAATTAAATAATCTTATTGACAAAAATCCTTTTGGTCAAAATTAAGTAGCAAATTTGTCTATCTCAAGTTAAATGAAGCGACGCGATTTTTTATTAGGTACTGGGACTCTAGCAATTTCAGGTGTATTCACAGGTTGTGGTAATCAGCAACAGACGAATTTAAGAATTAGACTGCTTAAGGATTCGATTCCACCTCAGCTGTTAAATCAATTTCGCCGGGAATTTAGGCAAGTTGGGGAATTAGATTTAACTGTAGAAGCACAACTGATTAAGTTATTTCAAAGTTTACAAGAGAAACCAAAATCTGAGAATTGGTGGTCAAAACTTCCTTTGCCAGCAGTTAGAGAAGAAGCAAATAAATTACCGGATTTAGTCACTTTAGGAGATTATTGGCTAGCCGCAGCGATCGAACAAAAACTAATTCAACCTTTGGATGTAGATCGATTGCCGCAATGGAAACAGTTACCACCACAATATCAACGATTGGTGCGCCGCAATCAACAAGGGAATATTGACATGAAAGGGCAAGTTTGGGGTGCGCCTTATCGGTGGGGGACAACCATGATTGTTTACCGTCGGGATAAATTTAAAGCGGAAGGTTTAAAGCCGCCTCAAGATTGGAACGATCTGTGGAGAGAAGAGTTGCGCGATCGCATTTCTTTACTCGATCAACCAAGGGAAGTTATCGGTTTAACCTTGAAAAAAATTAATCCGCAAAACTCTTACAACACGCAACAATTAGATAAAATTCCTCAACTAAAATCAGAACTGAAAGCACTCGATCGACAAGTCAAGTTTTATAGCGATAATTCCTATTTACAACCTTTGATTTTAGGAGATACTTGGGTAGCTGTTGGTTGGTCTACAGATATATTGCCAGCCGTTCAACGTCAACCAAACACCATTGGAGCAGTAATTCCCCAATCTGGAACCTCTCTTTGGGCAGATTTATGGGTACGTCCGAGCAAAGCTAATGATAATTTTAATGCAGCTAAAGATTGGATTGATTTTGGTTGGCAACCAGAAATAGCAGCTTTATTTTCACGTTTTGGCAAAGCCGCTTCGCCAATTTTTGCTGGGCAAAGTTGGGAGAAATTACCAAAAACTATCAGTGATAAAAAGTTACTATTACCCTCACCGGAAGTTTACCAAAAAAGTGAATTTCTCTTGCCTCTTTCTCCCAAAGCAAAAGAGGAATACTTGAATTTATGGCAAGAAATTAGGTTTCAAGGTTTAGGTTTAGGCGATCGCAAAGGCGGCGGCGCATAATTACCAAAACTTTCTACCCATAAATTACAATTAAGCGGGTTTACAGTATAAACACATCTGTAAGCCGCTAAAGTCTCTAATTGCGGATTCAAGACTTCCACATTATATTTATCTAACCGGGAATAAGTACCAAAATGATTGACAAATGAGTATCTTTCAACATAATTTAACGAATTCCAAATTTGCCGATTTACTATTAAATAAACCCGATTTTCTGCGGGACAAGTAAACCAAAAATCTAAGATCATTCCCCCAAATCTTTCGGCAGCCCACCAAATACTAGGCGGCGTAAAATTAGCTTGGGAAATATCATTTTGTGTAATCGGTTTAGGGCAGATTTCTTGTTGTATTCGGCGCTGAAATCTTTCTTGATATTGTGCTTTAACTGGTTGTAAATTAAAAGAAAATAAAAGTAAAAATAGCCAAAAAATTAGATTTTTACCAGAAGATTTAACTAATAATTGCATGATTATCTCCGTCCGTTAAATTACTTGTTGCTTTCCCAGATCCCCGACTTCTTCAAGAAGCCGGGGATCTAGCGTTATTCCCAAAGTCGGCGACGATTAGGGCCATTTAATCGTTGATGTGTATCATCTAAAAGAGCGGGAATATCCAAATTTTCGGGACAACGGGGGAGACATTCACCGCAGGAAGTACAACGGTTAGCTTTAACTCCAGGGAACCAATGTCCGGCATTTTCAAACATTCGATAACGATATTGACCATAATCTGTCATATCGTAAGCAACCGCGAGATTTCGCAGTCGTAAAACTTCAGGAATGTTAATATTCTCAGGACAAGGAAGACAAGCATAACATTGACTACATTTGTCTGTTCCCAGAATAGTTGATTGATGATTTTGTAGACCTGCGAAAATTGCTAATTCTTGGTTGGTGAGAGGGTAATCTCGATCGGCTACACTTAAGGGTTGAGATAATTCGCTAGCATTAGCGGCTCCTAAACTTAAGGTAGTAATGCGGCGATCGCTCAACAAAAACCGATAATTCAAAGTTAGAGGAGAAAAAGGATCGCACAAATCTTTTAACTTAACTGGTGGAGAAAATAAACGTCCTCCCTTATCAGCAGGTGAGATAATAAACACCCCTAAATCCTTTTGTGCGGCTAATTCTATGGCTGCGGCATTACGTTGGAAAAAGTAATAATAATGCAGATTGACGAATTCAAATAAACCAGAGTCGATCGCCTTAACAATCAAATCTAAACTGCCGTGAGTAGAAAAACCAAAATGCCTAACCTGACCATCTGCGATCGCTTTATGTACTGCTGAAACACAACCATTTTCTACCCAATGTAAATGCTCCCAAGTATTTAAACCATGAATCGCCAAACAATCCAAATAATCAACTTTTAATCGCTTCAGAGACTCATCGATATAGCGGCGCATGGTATCAGCTTCAGCTGTGGGAGGAATTTTACTAGTGATGTAAAGTTGGGAGCGTGGTAGATCTAAACCAGCACTTAATGCTGCTCCCAGGTACTCCTCACTTTTTCCATAGCCTCTCGCCGTTTCTATGTGATTAATTCCTTGCGCCACAGCTTGCTGTACAGTTTCGATCGCACTCGCCTCACAATCCAAGTAGCGCATAGTTCCCAGAGAAAACACTGAGAGCCTGAGATTGGTTTTACCAAACCGCCTATATCGCATATTTAATCATTTGTCATTTGTCATTTGTCATCTGTCATTTGTCATTTCTTGACCAATGACTTGAGCGAAGCTATGCGCGTGACGAATAACCAGTTAGGCTTCTCCATTACTGAAGCGACCTCGCTGAATCAAATCTTCGGGTCTAACATTTTCCAGAAATTCCCGAAAAGCCCTTTGTTCAGCTTCATCAGCATCTCTATCCACAGGAATAGAAGCATCAGCAACCACTTCTTCCATCACCCAGATTGGGCTACGGGTACGCAACGCCACTGCGATCGCATCACTAGGACGAGCATCAATATCTTTTTTCATCTCACCTTTGCGGACAGTCAAAACCGCATAAAAAGTATTGTCCTGTAAGGAGTGAATAATAATCCGCTCCACCGTCATTTCCCACGCTTCCAACATATTGACTAACAAATCATGGGTCAGCGGACGGGGAGGAGCTTGATTTTCCAAAGCGGCAATAATAGACTTTGCTTGATCTTGACCGATGTAGATCGGCAAAGCCCGTCGCTCAGTCCCATCTTTTAGGAGTACTATTGGGCTGCGCGTGATTGCATCAACTGCAATACCAGCGACTTTCATCTCTATCATTTGTTTGGCCTATATAATACCTTTTGTGAAGGAGATAACATTTATACGATAATCTGGTACTGAACTATTTCAAGTTAGTGTCCCAGAGTTTAGGGTTTGCGAAAGTTACGGATTGAACTCATATACTGGCAGTGATAACCAGGTAAAGTCAAACCGATACAATCCAATAAGAATGTCTTTACATTCCCAGTATGCCCTGCTCTTGACTACGATCCTAACTATGGCTGCCAAAATTTCACATCTCTCTAAAAAAAATACATTCCTCAGCGGGTTGGACAAGTAGGTTTGAGAGGCATATATACCATAAATTAATGAACCTAGAATAAAATTTTTCTAAAAACCGTGTTTACAGGATTAATTCAGAGCTTAGGAACAATTCAATTTCAGAGTGGCGATCGCATCAGCATCACCTGCGCTGAACACACAGCACATACAATCTTAAAAGACCTAGAAATAGGCGACAGCGTAGCCGTAGACGGCATCTGCCTCACCGTCGAAGAAATACTCACCCAAGGATTTCTAGCCACCGCCTCCCCAGAAACCCTCAGTCGCACCCGCTTAGGCAAAGGAAAACTAGAATACAACAACGTCAACCTAGAAACCTCACTCCGAGTCGGCAGCAAACTAGGCGGACACTTCGTAACCGGACACATTGACGGAGTAGGTCACTTCCAAACCGCAGAACAAACCGCCAACTCCTGGGAAATCAGCTTCATTGCCCCCGAAACAGTCGCCCGTTACATCGTCCCCAAAGGCAGCATCACCGTAAACGGCGTAAGCTTAACCGTAGCCGAATCCAACAGCGACGGCACTTGGTTCAAAGTCGCCGTCATTCCCCACACCTACGCCCACACCAACCTTTACTTACTAAAAAACGGCAGCCAGGTAAACCTAGAAGCCGATATTTTAGGCAAATACGTCGAAAAACTCGTAAATTTTGGCAAAGTCCCCCAAACCATCACACCCGAATTCTTAATCGAAAACGGCTATGTGTGAATGGGGACTGGGGACTGGGGACTGGGGACTGGGGACTGGGGACTGGGGAAAGGTAAAAAGCAGAAGGCAGAAGGTAGAAGTGAAAAATTCCCCTTGTCCCCTTGTCCCCTTGTCCCCCCTGCTCCCCTGCTCCCCTGCTCCCCTGCCCCCCTGCACTCTACTCTCCAGCAGATAACAACGGAGGCGGTGCATCATTTCCCGGTATGGGAATTACAGGTAATTCAGCACTAGGGATAGGAACTTGAGGTGATAACTGTTCCTTGCGTAAAGTATTTGGTGGCACTTCATAAGGTTGGGTATCCTGTGGTAAAGTTGCCTGACCGCTTTGGAAAGCCCGCATTAATTTGGCTAGAGAGTATTCCAACTGCACTCCAGGGTCTTTCGCTACCCAACCTTGGGGTGTTTGTTCTCTGACTTCAAAATGCAAGTGAGGGCCATTTGTATTCCCGCTATCCCCAACTCGACCGATCACAGTTCCCTGTTCTACCCAATCTCCAGGTTTTACAGTAATTTCGGAAAGATGACCGTAGCGTGTTTCTTGAGCATCTTGATTGTGGCGCAATACCACCGCTAAACCGTAACCGCCCAAGAAATCGGCAAGGGCTACTCTACCTGCATGAGCCGCTAATACGGGTGTTCCCATTGGCGCACCAATATCTGTACCAGCATGAAAGCCTTTTTCACCTGTAACTGGGTGCATTCGCCAACCAAACATGGAAGTAATTTGGGCGGGAATAGCCAAGGGGAAAATCATGGCTAAATTGGTTTTATTTGATTCGTTATCCGATGAATCGCTTGGATTCACGGAGTTGTAGAAATAATTTAAAACCCGATTCCGAGAACTTTGATTAGTTCTAAAATTACCTGCTAATCCATTTAAATTACTGCTGGCAATTCGAGTTTCACCTCTTCTAATTACTCCACTGCGACTCATTCTGATGCCATTGGGAGTTACTTTAATCGGCCCAACGTTGACTTGATTGGCAGCTGCTACTGTTGCACCGCTTCGTCTTCTGACTCTGGCTATTTGGGTATTTTGGGTTTCTGGCTCAAAACGCCTGCGAGAAACACGGGAGTTGGAAGGTTCTACGCTGATGCGCTCTATTTCATAACTTCTAGGAACGCGATTATTTTGGGTAGAACGAGTGCGTCGTTCAATTTCGTAAGTTCTGGGGGCGCGACTGATTTGATTGCGGGAGGTGTCACGACGGCGTGCAGTTACCGTACCTCTTCTCACTCTTGGTCTGACTCTGGTTACTTCTATGCTAGGTTCTTCAATGGAGAATGGTTCGGCTGGGGGAACAACTCTCTGGCGACGAGGATTGTAACGTTCCCGAAATACTACTGCGCTTGGCGGTTGGTAAGAACGTCCAGGGACATCTCGTCTATTGGTTGCACCGATGCTGTAGTCTGTGGGGTCGATGTAAGAGTTGGTGCTGTTATTGCCGCTGCTTCGAGATTGAGATACTCTGTTTTGCCGAGTTCTGGGCCGATTGGTGGGAGAATTGGGGGCGCGTCTAATGAAGACGGGCTCTGGTTCTTTTGTGGTAGATGCCGGAACGTCTGGTACAGCTTTGGGCATAATTTCTGGTACATTCGGCGCAGCAATGGCTGTCCCGGAGTTGGGATTTTGTACCCAAACTATGCTGCTACTCAGAAATCCAAACATTCCTAGCCATCCTAATCCATTGATCAGCAAGGAACGTTGCCAAAAGGTAGTATTCGGATTGGTTTCTTTTATTGATTTGTTTTGGTAATTTGGTTTTTCCATCTCCATCACACCGTATTAATTAGTCACAAAATTTTTTAAGCATAGCCCAGACTGATTGTACCTACTGGTAGATGTATTTCTGAAGGGGTGGTTTCCTCGGCGCTGTTTATGCGAACTCGCAAATCACCGTTTTCAGAAACACCAACTATAACTGCTGGCTGTCCATTAATTTCGATCGGACTATTTATGTTATTTAGCAGTTTTTCATAAGATGGTAAGAGGGCGGTTACTCCTTCCTTTTGCCAAAAATTGTATCCCGATATGATTCCAGTTAGGGTGAGAGCGGCTAACATTTCTAGTGATGTGATTAATCCGGGATGTTTTTCCAGAAAGTTTTGCAGGTTAATGCCTGTTTCTGGGACTGGGTTGACCCAATTGATGCCGACACCAATTACTGCTTTGGTGATGCGCTCTTGTTGTACTCTGGTTTCGGTGAGGATGCCGCCAAGTTTATATTTAGAAATTACCAGATCGTTGGGCCATTTGAGGTAGACTGGGATACCAATTTGGCGTAAAGCTTGCGCTATTCCCCATGCGGTACTCATGGTTAGTTGAGCACCCTGTTTAGCTGGCAAGTTAGGAGTTAATGACATAGATAAGTATAGTCCACCTGGGGGCGAATACCATTGCCGACCCCATTGACCTTTGCCTGCTTGTTGTTCTTTGGCAATGACGATGGTTCCTGGTGGTGCGCCTTGTTCAATTAGTTGCCAGAGTTTTTGATTGGTGGATGGGAGAGTATCGAATAGGTGAAGTGTAAATATTTGGTTGTTGATAGTTGGCTCTTGATGGCAGTAGTTCTGTTTTACTATGTCGAGAGCTTTGGTAAACTTTTGGCGATCGAATTCCACAATCAATTTTAGATTTAAGATTTTAGAAATCCTGGTATAGGTTAGCATAGAAGGCGCTGTCGTTACAGAAGTTTTGTCCAGTGATTTCTCCCCAAACATCTGAACTCAAACTGAATGATTCTGCTAATTCTCTTCATTCTTGGCAATGGCGTTTTTGGGAAGGTTTGCCTTATTTAACTTGTAGCTTGTTAGCAAATTGGCAACATGGTTTTTTTACTCGACAGTTTTCGCCACGTTTTCCCGCAGATTTGGTGCAGGTTTTAGATAATGATGCTGAGTTTTATCGAGTCAGACAAGTGCATGGTGGTGTGGTGTTAACTCCTGGGGAAGTGAAGGAGTTTGTCGGAACTGGGAAGGATGTGGGAACGGCGGAGTTTGAATCTTTGCCACCTGCTGATGCTTTGGTGACGGAACGGGAAAAACAGGCGGTTTGGGTTTGTACTGCTGATTGTACTCCGGTGTTAATTGCTGATGAAAAGACGGGACAAACTGCGGCGATTCATGCGGGTTGGCGGGGTACAGCTAAGAGAATTGTACCGGAAGCGATCGCACGTCTCGTTTCTCAAGGCAACAATTTAGAAAATCTTCGCATTGCAATGGGGCCTGCCATTACCGGAGAAGTATATCAAGTTTCCCAAGAAGTAGCCGCAGAAGTAGGTGCTACTGTTGTTTCTGCTGACTCAGAAGCATCAATTTTAAATGCCTTACAAGAATTACCAAATTCCCCCATTTCCCCAGATTCCGAACCCGGAAAAGTACGTTTAGATGTCCGCCGAATTAATGAATTACAGTTACAACAAATGGGAATTAATGAACAACAAATAGCTATTGCTCCCCATTGTACTTATCAACAACCAGATTATTTCTTTTCCTATCGTCGAGACCAGTTAAAAAAGGTGCAATGGTCAGGAATTGTGAGTAAATGATTCATAGAAAATCCAATGCAGTTTGATAATCTATGTAAGTATCTGGCAGAAAAGTACCCAGACAAATTTGCTAGTTGGTTATTGGGAGAACCGACAACAAAAGTAGAAGTGTTAAAAACTGAGTTAAGCTTAGAACCAATTCGGGCTGATTCAGTCACTTTTCTCCGCACTCAGTCACAAATCTTGCATTTAGAATTTCAAGTGAAGGTGCCAACTGGTAAACCGATGCCACTGCGAATGCTCAATTATTTTGTCCGGTTGTATTGGCAATATAATTTACCCGTGACACAAGTGCTAATTTGGTTGCAACAAACCAGTAATTCAGCAGTATTTGAAAGTGAATTTCGTCAGGGATTAACCAGTCATGGCTATCAAGTAATTAGAATGTGGGAACAACCCCCAGAACCATTATTAGCAGATCCAGCACTGTTACCAATGGCTGTTCTAGCAGCTTCAGATAATGCCATTGAATTACTGAATCAAGTAGCATCAGAAGTGGCTAAAATAGAATCAAATGCTCAACGTCGGGAAATTTCAGCTTCTACTGAAATTTTAGCGGGTTTAAGGTTTAACAAAAATTTGATTCGCAATCTTTTTCGGGAGGAGATTATGCGAGAATCTGTGATTTATCAAGACATTTTGGAAGAGGGAAGACAAGAAGGAAAACAAGAAGGAAGACAAGAGGGAAAACAAGAGGGAAAACAAGAAGAAGCACTAACAATGGTAATGCGTCCGCTGACACGCCGTTTCGGTAATTTAGATGCGGAATTACAATCTCGTCTTGGGGAATTAACTGTAGCACAATTAGAAGATTTGATCGAGGCTTTGTTTGATTTTTCTGATGTTTCTGATTTGATGAATTGGTTGGAGGAACGACGGGAAATTTAAAAAGTTAGGAATTTAGTAATAAATGCCAAAAAAAGCTGGTGATTCACCAGCTTTTTGATGTTTCCCTCGGAAGAAAAGTATCCCTACGCTATCACAAGAATATCTGTCCTGGTAATTGCTGGATTGCCAGTGAGTGTGGCAAAATGACCACCTGTTCCGAATCCTACATCAGCATTATCTGCGTTATAGAATAATCGACCGTTTGTGGTGTTATAAACAATTTCAGCACTACTTGTTGCTGCGGCAACATCACTATTAACTGTGGCAAAGTCTGAGGCTAATAAAGTGCCAACACCACTTTCTAAAGCAGTAAATATGGCTTTGCTGAGAACAATTTTATCAAAGCCAACAGAGAGGTTATTAATTGTATCTACGCCAGCAAATGCAAAAGTTGTGTTAAAAACAAATCGATCGTCACCATTACCGTCAATTAACACATCATTACCAGCACCTCCGGCTATAGTATCGTTACCATTGCCTCCAGTAATTGTGTCATTACCACCATTTCCAATTAGGTTATTATTGCTGCTATTACCTGTAATTTGATTGCTCGAACCATTGCCAGTACCATTAATAGCTGTGCCTAACAGTACAAGATTTTCAATGTTTGTACCCAGTAATGAAAAATTTATAGAAGAACGAACGGTATCAATGCCTTGATTAAAACCTTCTTCAAGGGTGTCAAGATTACTATTAATTACGTAAACGTCATCTCCAAGTCCACCAAATAATTGATCGGAACCTCCACCAGTGCCATCAAGGGTGTCATTTCCTTCACCACCGTAAAGTAAATCGGCACCTAATCCACCAATTAATGAGTCATTTCCTGAGTCGCCAAATAAATTATCGTTACCAGCATTACCATCTAAGGTGTCGTTTCCACCTGCGCCAAACATATTGTCGTTATTGGCAGTTCCGTTAAAGTTGTTGTTAAGGTCACTTCCAAAAAAGTTTGCCATGATTTCTGCTCCTATTTAACTTAGTTGAATTTGTGTTGATAATCGGTCTAAATTTAGTTTTTGTTTACTAACTTAGGCGGTTAATTAATTACCTGAATCACCTATAAAACCAAGATAAACAGTTAATTTTGTTATGGCTGTGAGAATTTGTGAGAATTTGTGAGTGATTTCACTGAGGGAATTTATAAATTTTTGTTAAAGGTTAAGTGGATTCCGGGGCTTAAATTGAATTAATATAGATATAAACTTCAAAGCTTTGGCTACAAACTAATACAATGACTGTTGAACAAGCACTCTCTTTCTTGGATACGCTGCTCCAACCAGAGTCGATGAATCATGTGCAAGAGCTTGTTTTTCGGGGAGCTTGGGAAGGAAAAGTTTATGAGGAAATGGCAACCCAAGGTGGTTATGATGCAGATTATTTGCGAGATGTGGGTTCAAAGCTGTGGAAGTTGCTTTCTCAAGCATTAGGTGAAAAAGTTACTAAAAATAACTTTCGTTCTGTGTTACGCCGACGAGTCGAAGAAAAGCAGGTAGTTGAGTCTGGAAATATTCGTCCTACATCTTTAACTAATTCGCTAAATGGGAATATTGCGATCGACACTTCTGACGTTTGGGGAAGAGAGGAAGAGTTATCGATTTTAGAACGGTGGATTGTGGAGGAAAACTGTCATTTATTGGCAGTGATGGGGATGGCGGGAATTGGCAAAAGTTCTTTAGTTGCTAAATTAACGGAAAAAATTAGCGATCGCTTTGATTTTATAGTTTGGCGAAGTCTGCGAAATGCGCCTTTAGTGGAACAATTTTTTATAGATTTAATCCCTTTATTATCTAAAAATAAGTTAGCAGATGTTCTGCCAATTATCGATTGTACGATCGCAGAAATTATTCAATGTTTACGTGCATCACGTTGTTTGGTAATTTTGGACAATTTTGAGTCAGTATTACAAAGTAACGATCGTAAAGGTTCCTATCAAAAAGACTATGAAGGATATGGTCAATTTCTCCGTCGAGTCGGAGAAACTAGTCATCAAAGTTCTGTAATTATTACCAGTCGAGAACAACCTAAAAGTTTGGCGTTTAAAGAAGGAATTTTTCTCCCAGTTCGTTCTTTACATTTGGCAGAATTATCAGAAGATGTAGTTACCAAAATATTTGCGGCGAAAAACATCAACTTCACCGACAAAGAAATTCATCTTCTATCTTATCTTTATGCAGGAAATCCTTTATTATTAAAAATAGTTGCCACAACAATTCACTGCTTATTTG
It includes:
- a CDS encoding DUF4351 domain-containing protein; this translates as MQFDNLCKYLAEKYPDKFASWLLGEPTTKVEVLKTELSLEPIRADSVTFLRTQSQILHLEFQVKVPTGKPMPLRMLNYFVRLYWQYNLPVTQVLIWLQQTSNSAVFESEFRQGLTSHGYQVIRMWEQPPEPLLADPALLPMAVLAASDNAIELLNQVASEVAKIESNAQRREISASTEILAGLRFNKNLIRNLFREEIMRESVIYQDILEEGRQEGKQEGRQEGKQEGKQEEALTMVMRPLTRRFGNLDAELQSRLGELTVAQLEDLIEALFDFSDVSDLMNWLEERREI
- a CDS encoding calcium-binding protein; this encodes MANFFGSDLNNNFNGTANNDNMFGAGGNDTLDGNAGNDNLFGDSGNDSLIGGLGADLLYGGEGNDTLDGTGGGSDQLFGGLGDDVYVINSNLDTLEEGFNQGIDTVRSSINFSLLGTNIENLVLLGTAINGTGNGSSNQITGNSSNNNLIGNGGNDTITGGNGNDTIAGGAGNDVLIDGNGDDRFVFNTTFAFAGVDTINNLSVGFDKIVLSKAIFTALESGVGTLLASDFATVNSDVAAATSSAEIVYNTTNGRLFYNADNADVGFGTGGHFATLTGNPAITRTDILVIA
- a CDS encoding NB-ARC domain-containing protein, whose translation is MTVEQALSFLDTLLQPESMNHVQELVFRGAWEGKVYEEMATQGGYDADYLRDVGSKLWKLLSQALGEKVTKNNFRSVLRRRVEEKQVVESGNIRPTSLTNSLNGNIAIDTSDVWGREEELSILERWIVEENCHLLAVMGMAGIGKSSLVAKLTEKISDRFDFIVWRSLRNAPLVEQFFIDLIPLLSKNKLADVLPIIDCTIAEIIQCLRASRCLVILDNFESVLQSNDRKGSYQKDYEGYGQFLRRVGETSHQSSVIITSREQPKSLAFKEGIFLPVRSLHLAELSEDVVTKIFAAKNINFTDKEIHLLSYLYAGNPLLLKIVATTIHCLFGGNILKFLEQNTLVFGEVFDILEQQFNRLSNLEIQVMYCLVIDQNPLSFSEILKDVAPKIKSQELMEVLQSLQWRSLIQKRGASFTQSPVIKEFVGKYYSGSLPKLMTLHF